Proteins co-encoded in one Stomoxys calcitrans chromosome 5, idStoCalc2.1, whole genome shotgun sequence genomic window:
- the LOC106090393 gene encoding probable cytochrome P450 6a21, with protein sequence MTVIAVLLATLAGLLIYIGLRVRKHFNYWKDLGVPCEPPSWLMGSVAGFSTSKPFNQIVGDYYKKFRLTGPFAGFYWFSKLAVFVMEPNLIKHILIKDFSKFSDRGLYANEEDDPLSGQLVKLDGAKWRNMRNKLSPTFTSGKMKVMFPLVTKLGNDLIEVFHKTLASDQVLEVRDLVARFTTDVIGTCAFGIEIDSLHNPNVEFRRMSRKAFVEQRNGALGFMIRFSFPELSCRLHIKETAADVEEFFLGIVRNTVDYREKNNVKRNDFMDMLIDLKNNKLMKSETGEEMTNLTFGQIAAQAFVFLLAGYETSSTTMSFALYELAQNQKVQQKARQEVDQVLEKHGGQFTYECMKELVYLDQVIEETLRLYTIGSALIRMALEDYVVPNHPQYVIKKGMIVVIPAGAIHRDERYFPQPNVFNPDNFCAEKVAARDSILNLSFGEGPRNCIGMRFGKMQTLVGLALLLKNFKFSTCERTPIPMKYDKKSFLVSSESGIYLKVEKL encoded by the exons ATGACAGTAATAGCAGTTCTATTGGCCACGTTAGCCGGGCTTCTTATATACATTGGACTAAGGGTGCGAAAACACTTCAATTATTGGAAGGACTTGGGTGTTCCCTGTGAGCCGCCCAGCTGGTTAATGGGTAGTGTTGCAGGGTTTTCAACTTCGAAGCCTTTCAATCAGATCGTTGGtgattattataaaaaattccGATTAACTGGACCCTTTGCGGGTTTCTATTGGTTCTCCAAACTGGCTGTCTTTGTTATGGAACCGAATTTGATTAAACACATACTGATCAAAGATTTCTCAAAGTTCTCGGATCGTGGTCTATACGCCAATGAGGAAGATGATCCTTTGTCGGGGCAACTTGTTAAATTGGATGGAGCCAAGTGGCGTAATATGCGCAATAAACTCTCACCCACCTTTACGTCGGGCAAAATGAAGGTCATGTTCCCATTGGTTACCAAATTAGGCAATGATTTAATCGAAGTTTTCCACAAAACTCTTGCCTCAGATCAGGTGTTGGAGGTGCGTGATTTGGTGGCTCGCTTTACCACCGATGTCATTGGAACTTGTGCCTTTGGCATTGAAATTGACAGTCTACATAATCCTAATGTTGAATTTCGTCGCATGAGCCGCAAAGCATTTGTGGAACAGCGTAATGGTGCCTTAGGTTTTATGATACGTTTCAGTTTCCCTGAGCTCTCCTGCCGCCTTCATATCAAGGAAACTGCGGCGGATGTGGAAGAGTTTTTCCTAGGAATTGTGCGAAACACTGTAGACTATAGAGAGAAGAATAATGTGAAACGCAATGATTTCATGGACATGCTAATCGATTTGAAGAACAACAAATTGATGAAAAGTGAAACAGGAGAAGAAATGACCAATCTGACATTTGGCCAGATAGCTGCCCAGGCTTTTGTCTTTTTGTTAGCAGGCTATGAAACCTCATCGACCACCATGTCTTTTGCTTTGTATGAGTtggcccaaaatcaaaaagtgCAACAGAAGGCTAGGCAAGAGGTTGATCAAGTTTTGGAGAAACATGGAGGGCAGTTTACCTATGAGTGTATGAAGGAATTGGTGTATTTGGATCAAGTCATAGAAG aAACCCTTCGACTTTACACCATTGGGTCTGCTCTTATTCGTATGGCTTTGGAGGATTATGTTGTACCCAATCATCCACAATATGTAATTAAAAAGGGAATGATTGTCGTTATACCAGCGGGAGCCATACACCGAGATGAACGTTACTTTCCCCAACCGAATGTCTTCAATCCTGATAATTTTTGTGCCGAAAAGGTGGCCGCACGAGATTCTATATTAAATTTATCCTTTGGCGAAGGACCACGAAATTGTATTGGTATGCGTTTTGGCAAAATGCAAACATTGGTGGGATTGGCTTTGCTTTTgaagaatttcaaattttccactTGTGAGAGGACACCGATTCCCATGAAATACGACAAGAAGAGTTTTCTAGTATCCTCGGAGAGTGGTATTTACTTGAAAGTTGAGAAATTGTAG